One segment of Ancylothrix sp. D3o DNA contains the following:
- a CDS encoding protein phosphatase 2C domain-containing protein has protein sequence MSSFEPSIYCVNPACSEPRNPLGGQVCASCNTPLVYRHLWAVGPEGLEFETDTVIAERYTVVAPQIWLDTQPSNHPYFPQDLPEGIFAYLFLYPYRLHIPEIYGFAPLGETPYSGEVMLLENVPVDPVGNLYPSLSEVWPTSSAVRQVYWLWQMLELWQPFLEQGVAGSLIVPENIRVEGWRIWLLELYSDDAKDEQKSVSQRTLEDLGQCWMNWIPFAHPTVISPLKEICNQLQAKKADFTEISWQLNRLLLECSAQLPLRLRVAGATDTGTVRDHNEDTCYPTEAELKQRTKDPHNRLIPYWAVVCDGVGGHEGGEVASQSAVQSLKPLILSLLNEAAEATEPTPPALLAQQIEESIRVINNTIAAQNDNQGRSSRQRMGTTLVMALQLPQRVRTDTGVEYGNAHELYLAHVGDSRAYWITSEYCQRLTVDDDVAAREVRLGRCLYREALKRGDAGALTQALGTRDGEFLRPNVQRFILEDDGLLLLCSDGLSDNDLVELFWADYAPAVLKGEMPLEAAVQWLIDLANERNGHDNTSVVMVQCRLSPEPLTLFEPGSQVPTQEDSLESEFSEASRALLDAEATTAEPVPVAPPTPRKEKMGVLGVLAVLVISSLAGLFTWSQLNPGGLERLRESVFPSQSK, from the coding sequence ATGAGCAGCTTTGAGCCATCAATTTACTGCGTCAACCCCGCCTGTAGTGAACCCCGCAATCCTTTGGGGGGTCAAGTTTGCGCTTCTTGCAACACGCCCTTGGTGTATCGGCATTTGTGGGCTGTGGGCCCAGAGGGGCTAGAATTCGAGACAGACACGGTGATCGCAGAACGTTATACAGTGGTAGCGCCGCAAATTTGGCTGGATACCCAACCTTCCAATCATCCTTATTTTCCCCAAGATTTGCCGGAAGGCATTTTTGCTTATTTATTTTTGTATCCCTATCGGCTACATATTCCCGAAATTTATGGCTTTGCACCGCTGGGAGAAACGCCGTACAGCGGGGAAGTGATGCTGTTAGAAAATGTGCCGGTTGATCCGGTGGGCAATCTCTACCCTTCTTTAAGCGAGGTATGGCCCACATCATCGGCGGTGCGTCAAGTTTATTGGCTGTGGCAAATGCTGGAACTTTGGCAACCTTTTTTAGAACAAGGTGTTGCGGGGAGTTTGATTGTTCCAGAGAATATCCGCGTTGAAGGTTGGCGAATTTGGTTGCTGGAATTGTACAGTGATGATGCTAAGGATGAGCAGAAATCAGTTTCTCAGAGAACTCTGGAAGATTTGGGTCAGTGCTGGATGAACTGGATACCGTTCGCCCACCCAACTGTTATTTCGCCATTGAAAGAGATTTGTAACCAATTGCAGGCAAAAAAAGCCGACTTCACAGAAATTTCGTGGCAACTTAATCGTTTATTGCTGGAATGTTCGGCTCAGTTGCCTTTGCGGTTGCGGGTGGCCGGTGCAACGGATACGGGTACGGTGCGGGATCATAATGAGGATACTTGTTATCCGACTGAGGCGGAGTTGAAACAACGCACTAAAGATCCGCACAATCGCTTGATTCCTTATTGGGCTGTGGTTTGTGATGGTGTGGGCGGACACGAGGGGGGGGAGGTTGCTAGTCAGTCGGCGGTGCAGTCTCTTAAACCTTTGATTCTAAGTTTGCTCAATGAAGCGGCGGAAGCAACCGAACCTACTCCACCGGCTCTGTTGGCTCAACAAATTGAAGAAAGCATCCGGGTGATTAATAATACGATAGCGGCGCAAAATGATAACCAGGGTCGTTCGTCTCGGCAGCGGATGGGGACTACTTTGGTGATGGCTTTGCAGTTACCGCAACGGGTAAGAACGGATACGGGTGTTGAGTATGGTAATGCTCACGAGTTGTATTTGGCTCATGTTGGCGATAGTCGCGCTTATTGGATCACAAGTGAGTATTGTCAGCGTTTAACTGTTGATGATGATGTGGCGGCGCGAGAGGTGCGTTTGGGCCGGTGTTTGTATCGGGAAGCGCTGAAACGGGGTGATGCGGGGGCGCTGACTCAAGCTTTGGGTACGCGCGATGGGGAGTTTTTGCGGCCTAATGTGCAGCGGTTTATTTTGGAAGATGACGGCTTGCTGCTTTTGTGTTCGGACGGACTGAGCGATAATGATTTGGTGGAGTTATTTTGGGCCGATTATGCACCGGCTGTTTTAAAAGGGGAAATGCCTCTCGAAGCTGCGGTGCAGTGGCTTATTGATTTGGCAAATGAACGCAACGGACATGATAATACTTCGGTGGTGATGGTTCAGTGTCGCCTTTCTCCTGAACCGTTGACGCTTTTTGAGCCTGGATCTCAGGTTCCAACTCAGGAGGATTCTTTAGAGTCGGAATTTTCAGAGGCTTCTCGTGCTTTGCTGGATGCGGAAGCTACGACTGCTGAGCCGGTGCCGGTGGCCCCTCCAACTCCCCGTAAAGAAAAAATGGGGGTTTTAGGGGTTTTGGCGGTCTTGGTGATAAGCAGTTTGGCGGGCTTGTTTACATGGTCTCAGTTGAACCCTGGGGGGCTTGAAAGGTTGCGGGAGAGCGTTTTTCCCTCTCAAAGTAAATAA
- a CDS encoding ferredoxin-thioredoxin reductase variable chain has protein sequence MNIGARVRVKESVIVYHHPEHRNQPFDMKGQEGDVAKIVKEWEGRPVSANLPVLVQFSKKFKAHLKESELELV, from the coding sequence ATGAACATTGGCGCTCGCGTTCGGGTTAAAGAGTCTGTTATTGTTTACCACCATCCTGAACATCGTAATCAACCCTTTGATATGAAGGGTCAAGAAGGTGACGTTGCTAAGATTGTTAAAGAATGGGAAGGCCGGCCTGTTAGTGCTAATTTGCCGGTTTTGGTGCAATTTAGCAAGAAATTTAAAGCTCATTTGAAAGAATCAGAGCTAGAGCTAGTTTAG
- a CDS encoding YdcF family protein: MFLFLSKLLPIFIYPLGLACLLLLFAFITFWKKPRLAAISIALSLTILLLTSNRWVSLGLVRSLEWQNLPQTELPEADAIVVLGGSVKPASPPRPWVDVSEAGDRILWGAQLYKQGKAPFLILSGGRIDWKGGGQPESQDMAEIAKAMGVPPSVILQDKTSLNTYENAVNVRKVLDSNGIRRRVLLVTSAIHTPRSLLIFKRQGIEAIAAPTDFIVSQQDIQELQSTPQSTLLNLLPDAQNLSDTTQALKEYIGMIVYRLKGWI, translated from the coding sequence ATGTTTCTGTTTCTGTCGAAACTGCTGCCGATTTTTATCTACCCCCTGGGGCTTGCCTGTTTACTGCTCTTATTTGCGTTCATCACTTTTTGGAAAAAACCCCGTCTTGCTGCCATCTCCATTGCTTTATCACTGACTATCTTACTCCTGACGAGCAACAGATGGGTTTCTCTAGGCTTAGTGCGTTCCCTGGAATGGCAAAATCTCCCTCAAACCGAACTGCCTGAAGCTGATGCTATCGTTGTTTTAGGTGGCTCCGTCAAACCGGCCTCTCCGCCTCGTCCTTGGGTAGATGTCTCAGAAGCAGGAGATCGCATTCTCTGGGGTGCCCAACTTTATAAACAAGGCAAAGCACCTTTTTTAATTCTCAGCGGTGGTAGAATCGATTGGAAAGGTGGCGGGCAACCGGAATCACAAGACATGGCAGAAATTGCAAAAGCAATGGGTGTTCCCCCTTCGGTTATCCTCCAAGATAAAACCTCTCTCAACACCTATGAAAATGCCGTCAATGTCCGAAAAGTTCTCGACTCAAATGGCATTCGCCGGCGCGTTTTACTCGTAACTTCGGCAATTCATACCCCCCGTTCTTTATTAATATTTAAACGTCAAGGTATCGAAGCAATTGCCGCACCCACAGATTTTATAGTCAGTCAACAAGACATCCAAGAATTACAAAGCACTCCCCAATCAACCCTTCTCAATCTTCTTCCCGACGCCCAAAACCTCAGCGACACCACCCAAGCTTTAAAAGAATATATTGGCATGATTGTCTATCGTTTAAAAGGATGGATTTAG
- a CDS encoding PAS domain S-box protein, with protein MKIQNKLILSFGSFAIFAIVSSNINILNNFKFSEKLARVSSSNLPKIAALEELKATSVQLSVEAYRYALIKLESEKFSGTQGSAFDIQKIERYNKSLQSSLKILQKLADSPEDIKKFEQIELSRRNYLLLLQQVVNLKPSQKKGLNLDFKKEQLQISEARLLEGIEQALGEEIAALTQQQKALQNHAHQAIAINSISVIILIAMCGGVALFLSKRIVNPLLGIQQSAANLDQTNQVLRINLEHQNDEIAMLADAFKQMAENLSQKALSQFYVDNILRSMIDALIILHPDKTIKTFNLATFLMLGCEKEDDLLGKPVQILFGDDQFLQDLEDDEFTQNNSFLGRKETSLLAKNNRHIPVYFSASVIRDQRGNIEGFVCLAQDISDRKRAETAMQESEAKWRSLVENAPDIILTADREGTIQFINRPVPELPSKPVIGSSIYDWVKVEERQHLQQSIEIVFATGEPQYNEIAGFSFDGTPAWYANRIGPIFKNGEVAAITIITTDISERKRIEQALRESEESLEGILNSLTDVVWSIDAKNRQILYLNPATERVYGRPVSDFFNNSKLWVEIIHPEDQEKFKQISQAVLATGSQEIQYRIIRPNGEIRWLQDRGKLIQASDGTPLRIDGIARDITERKNAEQALQKANEELELRVQERTKAIKQTNKRLQKEIAERQVVTEALRQSEERLNSILNSLDDVVWSIDTGNFATLYISPAAEKIYGCAISDFFNKPDLWSTIVHPQDRENVEKATQKLFKNGFVEFEYRILRSDSEVRWLRSQSRLVYDANGKPIRMDGIASDITARKAAEALVRSSEARFKHLAKREALLNKLAGQIRNSLELDTILDTAVREIRNLLQVDRCLFIWYRQYSAGVQTYEPINPISVMSGTPAPFVAGSPYWEVAQEARNPILPSYIGHYAVDPENVYITKLLNLEIIRVDDFSKISEPILQLLGSMWGYNSLIILPIQTKSGEIGLLSCGHHTAVRPWRDTELALLRSISDQLSIAISQAELYNHATEAARAAKEQAQQLQEAMKALQQTQAQLIQTEKMSSLGQMVAGIAHEINNPVSFIYGNVDPAMQYIQDLLNLLKLYREEYSPTQSIAEEIEAIDLEFLEQDLPKLLASMKLGADRIRQIVLSLRNFSRLDEAQMKAVNLHEGIDSTLLILQNRLKAKGDKPEIKVIKEYGDLPPVECFVGQLNQVFMNIIANAIDALEMRPPQKQMDTKSASSRPIIPIITISTTLLEDQQVKISISDNGSGMRKEVMARIFDPFFTTKPVGSGTGLGLSISYQIVVDKHKGNLKCLSTLGEGTEFIIELPVIQNYAEPALFK; from the coding sequence ATGAAAATTCAAAATAAATTAATTTTAAGTTTTGGCAGTTTTGCTATTTTTGCAATTGTTAGCAGCAATATCAATATTTTAAATAACTTTAAGTTTTCGGAAAAGCTGGCCCGCGTTTCTAGCTCGAATCTTCCTAAAATTGCCGCCTTGGAGGAACTCAAAGCAACCTCCGTGCAACTCTCGGTAGAGGCTTATAGGTATGCTTTAATTAAGCTGGAATCAGAAAAATTTTCCGGTACGCAAGGTTCGGCTTTTGATATTCAAAAAATTGAAAGATATAATAAAAGTTTACAGTCTTCTTTAAAGATTTTACAAAAATTGGCTGACAGCCCCGAAGATATAAAGAAATTTGAACAGATAGAGTTATCAAGACGGAATTATTTGCTTTTACTTCAACAAGTAGTTAATTTGAAGCCATCGCAAAAAAAAGGGCTAAATTTGGATTTTAAGAAAGAACAATTACAAATTAGCGAAGCAAGATTATTAGAAGGAATAGAGCAAGCACTGGGGGAGGAAATAGCCGCTTTAACCCAACAACAAAAAGCTCTTCAAAACCACGCCCATCAAGCAATTGCTATTAACTCTATTTCAGTAATTATTTTGATAGCTATGTGTGGAGGTGTGGCCTTATTTCTCAGCAAAAGAATTGTTAATCCACTTCTCGGAATTCAACAATCAGCCGCCAATTTAGATCAAACAAATCAGGTATTGAGGATAAATTTAGAACATCAAAACGATGAAATCGCAATGTTAGCCGATGCTTTTAAGCAAATGGCAGAGAATTTATCTCAAAAAGCTCTTTCTCAGTTTTATGTCGATAACATTTTGCGGTCAATGATTGATGCCTTAATTATTCTGCACCCGGACAAAACAATTAAGACGTTTAATTTGGCAACTTTTTTAATGTTAGGGTGTGAGAAGGAAGACGACTTACTGGGAAAACCGGTGCAAATTTTGTTTGGTGATGATCAATTTCTCCAAGATTTAGAAGATGATGAATTTACCCAAAACAACAGCTTTTTGGGCAGAAAAGAAACTAGCTTACTCGCTAAAAATAACCGTCACATACCTGTTTATTTTTCAGCATCCGTGATTAGAGATCAGCGGGGGAATATCGAAGGTTTTGTCTGTTTAGCACAAGACATCAGCGACCGCAAACGAGCCGAAACAGCCATGCAAGAATCCGAGGCAAAATGGCGTTCGCTGGTGGAAAATGCCCCGGATATTATATTAACTGCGGACAGAGAGGGGACAATTCAATTTATCAACCGGCCCGTGCCAGAATTACCCAGCAAACCAGTTATTGGTAGCAGCATTTATGACTGGGTAAAAGTTGAAGAACGGCAACATTTACAACAATCTATCGAAATTGTATTTGCCACCGGCGAACCGCAATACAATGAAATTGCCGGTTTTAGCTTTGATGGTACCCCCGCTTGGTATGCAAACCGCATCGGCCCGATTTTCAAAAATGGAGAAGTCGCCGCCATCACCATTATCACCACCGACATCAGCGAAAGAAAACGCATTGAACAAGCCTTACGCGAATCAGAAGAAAGCCTCGAAGGTATCTTAAACTCTCTCACTGATGTAGTTTGGTCAATTGATGCCAAAAATCGCCAAATTCTTTACTTAAATCCTGCCACTGAACGAGTTTATGGCCGGCCCGTATCAGACTTTTTTAATAACTCAAAGTTGTGGGTAGAAATTATTCATCCAGAAGACCAGGAAAAATTTAAGCAAATTTCCCAAGCCGTGTTAGCAACCGGCAGCCAAGAAATTCAATATCGAATTATTAGACCTAACGGAGAAATCCGCTGGCTGCAAGACCGAGGTAAACTGATTCAAGCATCCGATGGTACACCACTGCGTATTGATGGCATTGCTAGAGACATCACCGAACGCAAAAATGCAGAACAAGCCTTACAAAAAGCCAACGAAGAGTTAGAATTGCGGGTTCAAGAACGAACAAAAGCTATTAAACAAACCAACAAACGTTTACAAAAAGAAATCGCCGAACGTCAAGTTGTCACCGAGGCGCTGCGGCAAAGTGAAGAAAGACTCAACAGTATTCTTAACTCTCTTGATGATGTTGTTTGGTCAATTGACACCGGAAATTTTGCCACACTTTACATCAGTCCCGCCGCTGAAAAAATCTATGGCTGCGCGATTTCAGATTTCTTTAATAAGCCTGATCTGTGGTCAACTATCGTTCACCCCCAAGACCGCGAAAATGTCGAAAAAGCTACTCAAAAACTTTTTAAAAACGGCTTTGTTGAGTTTGAGTATCGTATTCTACGTTCTGACTCTGAGGTGCGTTGGTTGCGCTCTCAGTCTCGTCTCGTGTACGATGCAAATGGTAAACCAATTCGCATGGATGGCATCGCCTCAGACATTACTGCACGCAAAGCCGCCGAAGCACTTGTGCGCTCTTCAGAAGCACGATTTAAACATCTTGCCAAACGCGAAGCTTTGCTCAACAAACTTGCCGGTCAAATTCGTAACTCTCTTGAACTTGACACAATTCTTGATACCGCTGTCCGCGAAATTCGTAATTTATTACAAGTTGATCGGTGCTTATTTATTTGGTATCGCCAATACAGTGCCGGTGTTCAAACCTATGAGCCAATAAATCCTATTTCGGTGATGTCTGGAACCCCAGCACCGTTTGTAGCCGGTTCACCTTATTGGGAAGTTGCTCAAGAAGCTCGCAATCCAATTTTACCAAGCTATATCGGTCACTATGCCGTTGATCCAGAAAATGTTTATATTACTAAATTGTTGAACCTTGAGATTATTCGCGTTGATGATTTTAGCAAAATTTCAGAGCCAATTTTGCAACTTCTTGGCTCGATGTGGGGGTACAATTCACTCATTATTTTGCCGATTCAAACTAAGAGCGGGGAAATTGGTTTATTGAGTTGCGGTCACCACACGGCTGTAAGACCTTGGCGTGATACAGAATTAGCTTTGTTGCGCTCTATTAGTGACCAACTTTCTATCGCTATTAGTCAAGCAGAACTTTATAACCACGCCACAGAAGCGGCTCGCGCTGCCAAAGAACAAGCGCAACAACTGCAAGAAGCGATGAAGGCATTACAACAAACTCAGGCACAGTTAATTCAAACAGAAAAAATGTCTTCTTTGGGGCAAATGGTAGCAGGAATTGCTCACGAAATTAATAACCCGGTGAGTTTTATTTATGGCAATGTCGATCCGGCAATGCAATATATCCAAGATTTGTTAAATTTACTGAAGCTTTATCGAGAAGAATATTCTCCAACACAGTCGATAGCTGAAGAAATAGAAGCGATTGATTTAGAGTTTTTGGAGCAAGATTTACCAAAACTTTTAGCTTCTATGAAGTTGGGAGCAGATCGCATTCGGCAGATTGTTCTTTCTTTGCGGAATTTTTCACGCTTGGATGAGGCGCAAATGAAAGCCGTTAATCTTCACGAGGGAATTGATAGCACTTTGTTAATTTTGCAAAATCGCTTAAAAGCTAAAGGCGATAAACCAGAAATTAAAGTGATTAAAGAATATGGAGATTTACCTCCAGTAGAATGCTTTGTCGGCCAGCTAAATCAAGTTTTTATGAATATCATTGCCAATGCAATTGATGCTTTAGAAATGCGGCCACCTCAAAAGCAAATGGATACAAAAAGTGCTTCTTCTAGGCCGATTATTCCTATTATTACAATTTCTACTACACTGCTTGAAGATCAGCAAGTAAAAATTAGTATTTCTGATAACGGTTCCGGCATGAGAAAGGAGGTAATGGCTCGAATTTTTGACCCATTTTTTACCACAAAACCCGTTGGTTCGGGCACTGGTTTAGGTTTATCAATTAGCTATCAAATTGTCGTAGATAAACATAAAGGTAATTTGAAATGTCTCTCAACTTTGGGCGAAGGAACAGAGTTTATTATTGAGTTGCCGGTGATCCAAAACTATGCAGAACCGGCTCTTTTTAAATAA
- a CDS encoding cytochrome b/b6 domain-containing protein, whose amino-acid sequence MASSKPYQPLLFRILHNATALLALLAIITSFVVYNTYDGRLVKLPLPKIPNSIGMHGTFGLFFLLILPVFAIYSFHAGQKRLIQTDSFKNLSQIGKPSWWYSLQRITNTAMLFAATFAVITGRMMQEKWLPNGDLNQTWYLLHIAAWIVLVISFALHLLMSAKVGGAPLLLSIFDTNIREKDSPKTWPEKIKKWLHRPHL is encoded by the coding sequence ATGGCTTCATCAAAACCCTACCAACCTCTGTTATTTAGAATTCTTCACAATGCCACCGCTTTGTTAGCCTTGCTGGCAATTATCACGTCATTTGTAGTGTACAACACCTATGATGGCCGGCTCGTTAAACTTCCCCTGCCAAAAATTCCCAATAGTATTGGAATGCACGGAACTTTCGGGTTATTTTTTTTGTTAATATTGCCGGTTTTTGCAATTTATAGTTTTCATGCCGGTCAAAAACGGCTCATTCAAACAGACTCGTTTAAAAACCTCTCCCAAATAGGCAAACCTTCTTGGTGGTACAGTTTGCAACGCATCACTAACACGGCTATGTTATTTGCCGCAACATTTGCCGTCATCACCGGCAGAATGATGCAAGAAAAATGGCTACCAAACGGAGACTTAAATCAAACTTGGTATCTTTTACATATCGCAGCTTGGATAGTTTTAGTAATTAGTTTCGCGCTGCATTTATTAATGAGTGCTAAAGTTGGCGGTGCTCCCTTATTGCTCTCGATTTTTGATACGAATATCCGCGAAAAAGACTCGCCTAAAACATGGCCCGAAAAAATTAAAAAGTGGCTACACCGGCCTCACTTATAA
- a CDS encoding DNA translocase FtsK, with amino-acid sequence MFYLTQPTQIKAAIDKLATAKTLWMDVETADWANPNPRLSIIQILADSKDTTGERVCILDVLDKRDVIDYCIQQIIINPNIEKVFHNASFDIQYLGGKTNAENITCTYRIAQKIPLEILQVPNRQLKTLAAELCNFPHPDKEAQTSDWGKRPLTEKQLQYAKMDTVYLAQVHRRLLEISPELLTNKQTPMPNFKTAQNPSLSPTKICLAFECPRLFYLHHHFNSKALFIPPENQTNLGNIFHKVAETCIITAKKDHEFKQLFKPNFSAEKIAERMQDLIYGKIFFPKYLQPAIEKEETEKTLALHHIWQGLNELIRHWAALLIRNRPYCEADVLISRTFVKEEFTLESELILPDGSQQKIIGKLDSLIFDLEKKRHCVVDYKTYQPVDPSAQLAQVAVYSYMLWNAKRMPVDSAIYSVFPEFKEYHYSWEELEPTFHKIIPDKLQQMQEWLKWEPPHPNPPPATPQPHLCQICSQQTKCQSFFNTIETPPVETPPDIQTPKAEKATVDEPVKPAEPPKSEADVIGEKLVTTLKSFGLNVDYLGAIIGPTFIRVKIKPHLGVKVVSIMNKSPDFQVQMDISAPPLMTTQSGHISIDLPREDRQIAAFNDYIQPQTNPSDAPVKIAIGIDLNSKLIEADLSDPNTCHFLVGGTTGSGKSEFLRALLLSLIYRHPPEHLKIALVDPKLVTFPEFKNIPWLYSPTVKDSERAIELMEELVSEMQSRYQKFDKAGCPDIAAYNSKSGNFLPRIVCIFDEYADFMAEKETCKQLEQSIKRLGAMARAAGIHLIIATQRPDAKVVTPLIRSNLPGRVALRTASEADSKIILGGSENSAAYLLGKGDLLYQVGGKLQRLQSLFANSITIP; translated from the coding sequence ATGTTTTACCTCACCCAGCCGACGCAAATTAAAGCCGCCATCGATAAACTAGCTACCGCTAAAACTCTCTGGATGGACGTAGAAACCGCAGATTGGGCAAACCCAAACCCGCGATTATCTATCATCCAAATTTTAGCAGACTCTAAAGACACCACCGGCGAGCGAGTTTGCATTCTTGATGTCTTAGATAAACGAGATGTAATCGATTATTGTATCCAACAGATTATCATCAATCCCAACATTGAAAAAGTCTTTCATAATGCCAGTTTTGACATCCAATATCTCGGCGGAAAAACAAACGCTGAAAACATCACCTGTACCTACCGCATAGCCCAAAAAATACCCCTCGAAATCTTACAAGTTCCCAACCGGCAATTAAAAACCCTAGCGGCAGAACTCTGCAACTTTCCCCACCCAGACAAAGAAGCACAAACAAGCGATTGGGGAAAGCGACCCCTCACAGAAAAACAGCTACAATATGCCAAGATGGACACCGTTTATCTGGCACAGGTTCATCGCCGGTTACTGGAAATTAGCCCAGAATTATTAACAAACAAGCAAACACCAATGCCGAATTTTAAAACCGCACAAAACCCATCCTTAAGCCCTACAAAAATTTGTCTAGCTTTTGAATGTCCGCGCTTATTTTATCTCCATCATCATTTTAATAGCAAAGCTTTATTTATACCGCCAGAAAACCAAACCAACCTGGGAAACATCTTTCATAAAGTAGCAGAAACCTGTATTATTACTGCCAAGAAAGATCACGAATTTAAACAATTATTTAAGCCTAATTTTTCGGCAGAAAAAATAGCTGAGAGAATGCAAGATTTAATTTATGGAAAAATATTTTTCCCCAAATACCTACAGCCAGCCATAGAAAAAGAAGAGACAGAAAAAACTTTAGCACTTCATCATATTTGGCAAGGGCTCAACGAACTTATCCGCCACTGGGCGGCATTATTGATAAGAAATCGCCCCTATTGCGAAGCTGATGTTTTAATAAGCCGCACCTTTGTAAAGGAAGAATTCACCCTAGAATCTGAGCTTATTTTGCCAGATGGCAGTCAGCAGAAAATCATCGGCAAGCTGGATAGTTTAATATTTGATTTAGAAAAAAAGCGTCATTGCGTAGTAGATTATAAAACCTATCAGCCGGTAGATCCATCGGCCCAATTAGCACAAGTTGCTGTCTATAGTTATATGTTATGGAATGCAAAAAGAATGCCGGTGGATTCTGCTATTTATAGCGTTTTTCCAGAGTTTAAAGAATACCATTATAGCTGGGAAGAATTAGAACCCACATTCCACAAAATTATCCCCGACAAACTGCAACAAATGCAGGAATGGCTGAAATGGGAACCCCCCCACCCTAACCCACCACCGGCAACTCCACAACCTCACCTCTGCCAAATTTGCTCACAGCAAACAAAATGCCAAAGCTTTTTTAATACCATCGAAACCCCACCCGTCGAAACACCCCCGGATATTCAAACCCCAAAAGCTGAAAAAGCAACAGTTGATGAGCCGGTGAAACCTGCCGAACCCCCGAAATCTGAAGCTGATGTTATAGGCGAAAAATTAGTTACAACCCTTAAATCTTTTGGCCTTAATGTTGATTATTTAGGCGCCATAATTGGGCCGACGTTTATTCGGGTTAAAATCAAACCCCATCTCGGAGTCAAAGTAGTTTCTATTATGAATAAATCTCCCGATTTTCAAGTGCAAATGGATATTTCTGCACCCCCTTTAATGACAACTCAATCTGGCCATATCAGCATAGATTTACCCAGAGAAGACCGGCAAATAGCCGCTTTTAACGACTATATTCAACCGCAAACAAACCCAAGCGATGCGCCGGTTAAAATCGCCATAGGCATCGACTTAAATAGCAAACTCATTGAAGCAGATTTATCTGACCCAAATACCTGTCATTTTTTAGTAGGAGGAACCACCGGCAGCGGTAAAAGTGAATTTCTCCGAGCGCTTCTTCTCAGCCTTATTTATCGTCACCCACCCGAACATCTAAAAATTGCCCTCGTTGACCCCAAACTCGTCACATTTCCCGAATTTAAAAACATCCCTTGGCTTTATTCTCCCACCGTAAAAGACAGCGAAAGAGCTATCGAATTAATGGAAGAACTTGTCAGCGAAATGCAATCTCGCTATCAGAAATTTGATAAAGCCGGTTGTCCTGATATAGCAGCTTATAACAGCAAATCTGGCAATTTTTTACCTCGCATTGTTTGTATTTTTGATGAATATGCAGATTTTATGGCAGAAAAAGAAACTTGTAAACAACTAGAACAAAGCATCAAGAGACTTGGGGCAATGGCAAGGGCTGCGGGCATACATTTAATCATCGCAACTCAACGCCCAGACGCTAAAGTAGTCACCCCCCTTATCCGCTCAAATTTACCCGGAAGAGTTGCCCTCAGAACTGCCAGTGAAGCCGACTCAAAAATCATCCTCGGTGGCTCTGAAAATTCAGCAGCTTATCTGTTAGGCAAAGGTGATTTACTCTATCAAGTCGGCGGCAAATTGCAACGCTTACAAAGCTTATTTGCTAACTCCATCACAATTCCATAA